One window of the Pseudomonas lurida genome contains the following:
- a CDS encoding YoaK family protein yields the protein MLPSPRKPYVNAALAHRQRWRGRVGLMLVASLSVLAGMTDAIGFMASGDFVSFMSGNTTRLAVAISAGDLGLTGRLLLLVATFVVGNALGVVVSRMSRRHALPLLLCIAALLCGAAWLPFADTLLALLAAIIAMGMLNAAVEEVNGLPVGLTYVTGALSRFGRGLGRWLLGERRSGWRVQLIPWAGMFVGAIIGALLEQQMGLKALLVSGVLAGLLGLVSLKIPRRWHLGYMPR from the coding sequence ATGCTGCCTTCGCCGCGCAAGCCCTACGTCAATGCTGCACTTGCCCATCGACAGCGCTGGCGTGGCCGTGTCGGGCTGATGCTGGTGGCCAGCCTGTCGGTACTGGCGGGCATGACCGATGCTATCGGCTTTATGGCGAGCGGCGACTTTGTTTCGTTCATGAGCGGCAACACCACGCGCCTCGCGGTGGCGATCAGCGCAGGAGACCTTGGCTTGACCGGGCGGCTGCTGTTGCTGGTCGCGACATTTGTGGTGGGTAATGCGTTGGGCGTGGTGGTCAGCCGAATGAGCCGCCGCCATGCCTTGCCTTTGCTGCTGTGTATTGCCGCCCTGCTATGCGGTGCGGCATGGCTGCCGTTCGCCGATACGTTGCTTGCGCTGCTGGCGGCGATCATCGCAATGGGCATGCTCAATGCCGCCGTGGAAGAGGTCAACGGGCTGCCGGTGGGACTGACCTACGTAACCGGAGCGCTTTCACGCTTTGGCCGCGGGTTGGGTCGCTGGCTGCTCGGGGAGCGCCGCAGTGGCTGGCGCGTGCAGTTGATCCCCTGGGCCGGGATGTTTGTGGGGGCAATCATTGGCGCGCTGTTGGAGCAACAGATGGGCTTGAAGGCGTTGCTGGTCAGCGGCGTGTTGGCGGGCTTGCTGGGGCTGGTATCCCTCAAGATTCCGCGTCGCTGGCACCTGGGTTACATGCCGCGCTGA
- a CDS encoding DNA topoisomerase IB — MSDSALPRDLHYVDDTQPGIRRKTVRGKFHYFDPKGVRITDADEIKRLNALAVPPAYTDVWICADPSGHLQATGRDARGRKQYRYHARWREVRDSDKYARLQEFGNALPKLRKQLEAQIAEPGFTREKVLATVVMLLDATLIRVGNTQYARDNKSYGLTTLRTRHVDVKGSEIQFQFRGKSGVEHQISVKDRRLATVVKRCLELPGQNLFQYLDEDGERHTVSSHDVNEYLHSLTGADFTAKDYRTWAGTAMALAVLRELEWQPESDAKRHVVAMVKDVAKQLGNTPAVCRKCYIHPAVLEHFSLGELSRLPKPRIRKGLKAEEVALAMFLEQLAADLPKKAKAG; from the coding sequence ATGTCCGACTCTGCGCTACCCCGTGACCTGCATTACGTTGACGACACCCAGCCTGGCATCCGTCGCAAGACGGTGCGCGGCAAGTTCCACTACTTCGACCCCAAGGGCGTACGCATCACTGATGCGGATGAAATCAAGCGCCTTAACGCCCTGGCGGTCCCTCCGGCCTATACCGACGTGTGGATCTGCGCCGACCCGAGCGGCCACCTGCAAGCCACCGGCCGCGATGCCCGTGGGCGCAAGCAGTACCGCTACCACGCGCGCTGGCGCGAGGTGCGCGACAGCGACAAGTACGCTCGGCTGCAGGAATTCGGCAACGCCCTGCCGAAACTGCGCAAACAGTTGGAAGCGCAAATCGCCGAACCCGGCTTCACCCGCGAAAAGGTGCTGGCCACGGTGGTGATGCTGCTGGATGCGACGCTGATCCGCGTCGGCAACACCCAATATGCGCGGGACAATAAGTCCTACGGGCTGACCACGTTGCGCACCCGCCATGTGGACGTGAAAGGCAGCGAGATCCAGTTCCAGTTCCGTGGCAAGAGTGGCGTCGAGCACCAGATCAGCGTCAAGGACCGGCGCCTGGCCACCGTAGTCAAGCGCTGCCTGGAATTGCCGGGGCAGAACCTGTTCCAGTACCTGGACGAGGACGGCGAACGGCACACCGTCAGCTCCCATGACGTGAATGAATACCTGCACAGCCTTACCGGTGCGGACTTCACCGCCAAGGACTACCGCACCTGGGCCGGCACCGCCATGGCGCTGGCAGTGTTGCGGGAGTTGGAGTGGCAACCTGAGTCCGATGCCAAGCGCCACGTCGTGGCCATGGTCAAGGATGTCGCCAAGCAACTGGGTAACACCCCGGCGGTGTGTCGCAAATGCTACATCCACCCCGCCGTACTGGAGCATTTCAGCCTGGGTGAACTCTCCAGGCTACCCAAGCCGAGGATACGCAAAGGGCTCAAGGCCGAAGAGGTGGCCTTGGCGATGTTCCTTGAACAACTGGCGGCGGACTTGCCGAAAAAAGCCAAGGCGGGTTAG
- the alkB gene encoding DNA oxidative demethylase AlkB codes for MPGPTADLFADDALQQPAGREQIGEQSYVLRGYALPWIERLLPELRQVLAQSPFRQMVTPGGFTMSAALSSCGDLGWTTDTSGYRYSSLDPRTQQPWPHMPDALRQLAMVAAAEAGFVDFAPDACLINRYVPGAKMSLHQDKNERRYSEPVVSVSLGLPAIFLFGGHERSDKTRKVSLFHGDVVVWGGVDRLRFHGVMPIKEGVHPVMGAQRINLTFRTAG; via the coding sequence ATGCCTGGCCCCACCGCTGACCTGTTCGCCGATGATGCCTTGCAGCAACCTGCGGGGCGCGAGCAAATTGGCGAACAGTCCTATGTGCTAAGGGGCTACGCCCTGCCCTGGATTGAACGCCTTCTGCCGGAATTGCGGCAGGTGCTGGCGCAATCACCGTTTCGGCAAATGGTGACACCCGGTGGGTTCACCATGTCGGCCGCCTTGAGCAGCTGCGGCGACCTGGGCTGGACCACCGATACCTCCGGTTACCGCTACTCATCACTGGACCCGCGCACGCAGCAGCCCTGGCCACACATGCCGGACGCCCTGCGCCAACTGGCTATGGTGGCGGCGGCAGAAGCCGGCTTTGTCGACTTCGCTCCCGACGCCTGCCTGATCAACCGTTATGTGCCAGGCGCAAAAATGTCCCTGCACCAGGACAAGAACGAGCGCCGCTACAGCGAACCGGTGGTGTCGGTGTCCCTTGGGTTGCCGGCGATCTTCCTGTTTGGTGGGCATGAGCGCAGTGACAAGACCCGCAAAGTCTCGCTGTTCCACGGCGATGTGGTGGTCTGGGGCGGCGTGGATCGCCTGCGCTTTCACGGTGTGATGCCGATCAAGGAAGGCGTGCACCCGGTCATGGGCGCGCAACGCATCAACCTCACCTTTCGCACCGCTGGCTGA
- a CDS encoding CGNR zinc finger domain-containing protein, whose translation MTLSPATAAPSEPYVLADDPVLDMLNTLANIDGVPWDFWQVDADVVAWLVRVRWVEPNNMPEFEPGALLAAARALREVIRELVAARKAQQPGNPAALNAFLRKAVSHTQLVWPACEAPRIERQRKQQTAAQFLAPIAEAAATLLVEGDFKLIRRCEHPECILWFYDRTKAHKRRWCSMALCGNRHKVAEFRKRKLKL comes from the coding sequence ATGACCCTTTCCCCAGCGACTGCCGCCCCCTCGGAACCCTATGTCCTGGCCGACGATCCGGTGCTGGATATGCTCAATACCCTGGCGAATATCGACGGTGTACCGTGGGATTTCTGGCAGGTTGATGCCGACGTAGTCGCCTGGCTGGTGCGCGTGCGGTGGGTTGAGCCCAACAACATGCCCGAATTTGAACCCGGTGCTTTACTCGCCGCTGCGCGAGCGTTACGCGAAGTGATCCGTGAACTGGTGGCCGCACGTAAAGCCCAGCAGCCCGGTAACCCGGCAGCGCTGAACGCCTTTTTACGCAAGGCGGTGAGCCATACGCAGTTGGTCTGGCCAGCCTGCGAGGCGCCACGGATCGAGCGCCAACGCAAGCAGCAGACCGCGGCGCAGTTCCTCGCGCCGATCGCCGAAGCGGCCGCCACGTTATTGGTGGAGGGGGATTTCAAGTTGATCCGCCGCTGCGAACATCCGGAATGCATCTTGTGGTTTTATGATCGTACCAAGGCCCACAAGCGTCGCTGGTGCAGCATGGCATTGTGCGGCAACCGGCATAAGGTCGCCGAGTTTCGCAAGCGCAAGCTGAAGCTTTAA
- the ada gene encoding bifunctional DNA-binding transcriptional regulator/O6-methylguanine-DNA methyltransferase Ada has translation MTTEQDPRWAAILARDPKADALFVYGVKTTGVYCRPSSASRLPRPENVEFFDTPAHAEAAGYRASKRAAGDQTQLAAHHAQRVADACRQIEQAETPPSLNALALQANMSPFHFHRVFKAVTGLTPKGYASAHRSRKVREGLKGERTVTDALYDAGFNSNSRFYESANQLLGMTPGDYKAGGTNNAILFAVGQCSLGAILVAQSARGVCAILLGDDPDQLVRDLQDQFPKAELVGADQRFEQLVAQVVGLIEAPAVGLDLPLDLRGTAFQERVWQALRDIPPGSTASYAQIAERIGAPKSFRAVAQACGANSVAVAIPCHRVVRSNGELSGYRWGVERKQQLLAREKAPKP, from the coding sequence ATGACTACCGAACAAGACCCCCGCTGGGCAGCCATTCTCGCCCGAGACCCCAAGGCTGATGCGCTGTTCGTCTACGGCGTGAAGACTACCGGCGTGTACTGTCGCCCCAGCAGTGCTTCGCGCTTGCCGCGCCCGGAGAACGTCGAATTCTTCGACACGCCAGCACATGCCGAGGCCGCGGGTTATCGCGCCAGCAAGCGCGCGGCCGGGGACCAGACCCAGCTCGCCGCGCACCATGCGCAACGGGTGGCAGACGCCTGTCGCCAGATCGAGCAGGCTGAGACCCCACCCAGCCTTAACGCGCTGGCCCTGCAAGCCAACATGAGCCCCTTCCATTTCCACCGCGTGTTCAAGGCCGTCACCGGCCTGACTCCCAAGGGCTACGCCAGTGCCCATCGCTCGCGCAAAGTGCGCGAGGGCCTCAAGGGCGAGCGCACGGTAACGGATGCGCTGTACGACGCGGGCTTCAATTCCAACAGCCGTTTTTATGAGTCGGCCAATCAGTTGCTCGGCATGACGCCCGGTGACTACAAGGCCGGTGGTACCAATAACGCGATCCTGTTTGCGGTAGGGCAATGTTCACTGGGGGCGATCCTGGTGGCACAAAGTGCCCGTGGCGTGTGCGCGATTCTGCTGGGCGATGACCCGGACCAACTGGTGCGCGACCTGCAGGATCAGTTTCCCAAGGCCGAACTGGTGGGCGCCGACCAGCGCTTCGAACAGTTGGTCGCACAGGTCGTGGGGCTTATCGAAGCGCCTGCGGTCGGCCTGGACTTGCCACTGGACCTGCGCGGCACGGCCTTTCAGGAACGGGTGTGGCAAGCCTTGCGCGATATCCCGCCGGGCAGCACCGCCAGCTACGCACAGATCGCCGAGCGCATCGGCGCACCAAAATCCTTCCGTGCGGTGGCGCAGGCGTGCGGCGCTAACAGCGTGGCGGTGGCAATCCCCTGCCACCGCGTGGTGCGCAGTAATGGCGAGCTGTCGGGCTACCGCTGGGGCGTGGAGCGCAAACAGCAGTTGCTCGCCCGGGAGAAGGCGCCAAAGCCCTAG
- the modA gene encoding molybdate ABC transporter substrate-binding protein — protein MKIHASRLAILVAALAFGSAHADEVQVAVAANFTAPIQAIAADFEKDTGHKLVAAYGATGQFYTQIKNGAPFEVFLSADDTTPQKLETEGDTVKGSRFTYAVGTLALWSAKEGYVDAKGEVLKKNQYAHLSIANPKAAPYGLAATQVLAREGLTEKVKDKIVEGQNITQAYQFVSTGNAELGFVALSQIYKDGKVTSGSAWVVPASMHDPIKQDAVILAKGKDSAAAKALVEYLKGPKAAAVIKSYGYELAQ, from the coding sequence ATGAAGATTCACGCCTCACGCCTGGCCATCCTGGTCGCTGCCCTCGCCTTCGGTTCGGCCCATGCCGATGAAGTCCAGGTGGCCGTGGCCGCCAACTTCACCGCACCGATCCAGGCGATTGCCGCCGACTTCGAAAAAGACACCGGTCATAAATTGGTGGCTGCCTACGGTGCTACGGGGCAGTTCTATACCCAGATCAAGAACGGCGCGCCATTCGAAGTGTTCCTGAGCGCCGACGACACTACCCCGCAGAAGCTCGAAACCGAAGGCGACACCGTCAAGGGCTCGCGCTTCACCTACGCGGTCGGCACCCTGGCCCTGTGGTCAGCCAAAGAAGGTTACGTCGATGCCAAGGGCGAAGTGCTGAAGAAAAACCAGTACGCGCACCTGTCGATAGCGAACCCCAAAGCCGCGCCCTACGGCCTCGCCGCCACCCAGGTATTAGCCAGGGAAGGTCTGACCGAGAAGGTCAAAGACAAGATCGTCGAAGGCCAGAACATCACCCAGGCCTATCAGTTCGTGTCTACCGGCAACGCCGAGTTGGGCTTTGTCGCCTTGTCGCAGATCTACAAGGACGGCAAGGTCACCAGCGGTTCGGCGTGGGTTGTTCCAGCCTCGATGCACGACCCGATCAAACAGGACGCCGTGATCCTGGCCAAGGGCAAGGACAGCGCGGCTGCCAAGGCACTGGTTGAATACCTCAAGGGGCCCAAAGCCGCTGCTGTGATCAAGTCCTACGGTTACGAGTTGGCCCAGTAA
- a CDS encoding DUF1883 domain-containing protein, with amino-acid sequence MKFIHQREHLNEGDIVVIECSQTCNIRLMSDANFRSFKNGGRHTYHGGAFDTFPAKITAPSTGFWNITLDVVTRRAISVTRKPALSHKIRIVRRTSSKLS; translated from the coding sequence ATGAAATTCATCCACCAGCGCGAGCACCTCAACGAGGGAGACATTGTCGTCATCGAGTGCTCGCAGACTTGTAATATTCGCCTGATGAGCGACGCGAATTTTCGCAGCTTCAAAAATGGCGGCCGCCATACCTACCACGGTGGCGCCTTCGACACGTTCCCGGCCAAAATCACCGCGCCGAGCACCGGTTTCTGGAACATCACCCTGGACGTCGTGACGCGCCGTGCTATCAGCGTGACCCGCAAGCCTGCGCTGTCGCACAAGATCCGCATTGTGCGTCGCACCAGCTCCAAACTGAGCTGA
- a CDS encoding alpha/beta fold hydrolase, producing the protein MTTPAPIVHYRHVEADGVRMFYREAGDPCAPVMLLLHGFPSSSHMYRDLIPLLATHFRVIAPDLPGFGFTEVPAERGYHYSFDNLAITVGHFVDALELSRYALYVFDYGAPVGLRLAVAHPERVSALVSQNGNAYLEGLGDAWAPIRAYWAEPSHANREVIRNAVISLEGTRYQYLHGVNQPELVAPESYMLDVLLMQRPGNDEIQLDLFLDYRNNLTLYPTFQAFFRDRQVPTLVIWGQNDPFFIPPGAHAYKTDNPNAVVELLDTGHFALETHAAAIAERIHAVLGNAVN; encoded by the coding sequence ATGACCACTCCAGCGCCCATTGTTCACTATCGCCACGTCGAGGCAGACGGCGTGCGCATGTTCTACCGTGAGGCCGGCGACCCCTGCGCGCCGGTCATGCTGCTGCTGCACGGTTTCCCCAGTTCCTCACACATGTATCGCGACCTGATCCCATTGCTCGCGACGCACTTTCGCGTGATCGCCCCGGATTTGCCGGGTTTCGGCTTTACCGAGGTGCCAGCCGAGCGCGGTTACCACTACAGCTTCGATAACCTGGCGATCACGGTTGGGCATTTTGTCGATGCATTGGAATTGAGCCGGTACGCCCTGTACGTCTTCGATTACGGTGCACCGGTCGGGCTGCGGTTGGCAGTGGCCCACCCAGAGCGGGTGAGTGCCCTGGTGTCGCAAAACGGCAACGCCTACCTGGAGGGACTGGGGGATGCGTGGGCACCGATTCGTGCCTATTGGGCAGAGCCGAGCCACGCCAACCGAGAGGTGATCCGCAACGCAGTGATCAGCCTCGAAGGCACGCGCTACCAATACCTGCACGGTGTGAACCAGCCGGAGTTGGTGGCGCCCGAATCCTACATGCTCGACGTACTGCTGATGCAGCGCCCCGGCAATGACGAGATCCAGCTGGATCTGTTCCTCGACTACCGCAACAACCTGACGCTGTACCCGACATTCCAGGCCTTTTTCAGGGACAGGCAAGTACCGACGCTGGTGATCTGGGGCCAGAACGATCCGTTCTTCATCCCGCCAGGTGCCCACGCCTACAAAACCGATAACCCCAACGCCGTGGTGGAGTTGCTGGACACTGGCCACTTCGCCCTGGAAACCCACGCAGCCGCTATCGCCGAGCGGATTCACGCGGTGTTGGGCAACGCCGTCAATTGA
- the modC gene encoding molybdenum ABC transporter ATP-binding protein, whose amino-acid sequence MSMIDVRLHLAYPGFGLDVDLHLPGRGVTALYGHSGSGKTTCLRCIAGLERADDGFIQVNDEVWQDSRNGVFVPPHRRAVGYVFQEASLFPHLSVRANLEFGLKRIPRQQRRVDMAQATQLLGIGHLLDRHPQHLSGGERQRIGIARALLTSPSLLLMDEPLAALDSKRKGEILPYLERLHDELEIPVLYVSHAQDEVARLADHIVLLSDGKALASGPIGETLARLDLPMALGDDAGVVINGTVSAYDEHYQLLTLQLPDSALQMRVAHAPLALGKALRIKVQARDVSLSLQAEEHSSILNRLPVTVTQAIPADNSAHVLVRLDAAGTPLLARITRFSRDHLQLHPGQALWAQIKAVAVLA is encoded by the coding sequence ATGTCGATGATTGATGTACGCCTGCACCTTGCGTATCCGGGCTTTGGCCTCGATGTGGACCTGCACCTGCCCGGCCGCGGCGTCACCGCCCTGTATGGGCACTCCGGTTCCGGCAAGACCACCTGCCTGCGCTGTATTGCTGGGCTGGAGCGCGCCGATGACGGTTTTATCCAGGTCAATGATGAAGTCTGGCAAGACAGTCGCAACGGGGTGTTCGTGCCACCGCATAGGCGTGCGGTGGGGTATGTGTTTCAGGAAGCCAGCCTGTTCCCGCATCTGTCGGTACGGGCCAACCTGGAGTTCGGCCTCAAGCGCATCCCCCGCCAACAGCGCCGTGTGGACATGGCCCAGGCCACGCAATTACTGGGCATCGGCCACCTGCTTGACCGCCATCCCCAACATCTTTCCGGCGGTGAGCGCCAGCGCATCGGCATCGCCCGTGCCTTGCTCACCAGCCCAAGCCTGCTGTTGATGGACGAACCCCTGGCCGCCCTCGACAGCAAGCGCAAAGGCGAAATCCTGCCGTACCTCGAACGCCTGCACGATGAACTGGAGATCCCGGTGCTGTATGTCAGCCATGCCCAGGATGAAGTGGCACGCCTGGCCGATCACATCGTGTTGCTCAGTGACGGCAAGGCCTTGGCCAGCGGCCCTATCGGCGAGACCCTGGCGCGGCTCGACCTGCCCATGGCCCTGGGCGACGACGCCGGTGTCGTCATCAACGGTACGGTCAGTGCCTACGACGAGCACTATCAGTTGCTCACCCTGCAACTGCCGGACAGCGCCCTGCAAATGCGCGTGGCCCATGCGCCGTTGGCACTGGGCAAGGCGCTGCGTATCAAGGTGCAGGCGCGTGATGTCAGCCTGAGCCTGCAAGCCGAGGAACACAGCAGCATCCTCAACCGCCTGCCGGTGACGGTCACCCAGGCGATCCCGGCGGACAACAGCGCTCACGTGCTGGTGCGCCTGGACGCCGCCGGCACGCCGTTGCTGGCGCGGATCACGCGGTTCTCCCGCGACCACTTGCAATTGCACCCCGGCCAGGCGCTGTGGGCGCAGATCAAGGCCGTCGCGGTATTGGCGTAA
- the modB gene encoding molybdate ABC transporter permease subunit produces MPLSSADFSAIWLTIKLASLTTVILLVIGTPIALWLSRTRSWWRGPIGAVVALPLVLPPTVIGFYLLLTMGPNGYFGQFTQWLGLGTLTFSFAGLVIGSVIYSMPFVVQPLQNAFSAIGTRPLEVAATLRANPWDTFFSVILPLARPGFMTASILGFAHTVGEFGVVLMIGGNIPDKTRVVSVQIYDHVEAMEYAQAHWLAGSMVVFAFLVLLGLYSSRKTKMGWS; encoded by the coding sequence ATGCCGTTATCGAGTGCCGACTTTTCCGCGATCTGGCTGACCATCAAGCTGGCTTCATTGACCACCGTGATCCTGCTGGTCATCGGCACTCCGATTGCCCTGTGGCTGTCGCGCACCCGCTCCTGGTGGCGCGGCCCGATCGGCGCTGTCGTGGCCCTGCCGCTGGTGTTGCCACCGACGGTGATTGGCTTTTACCTGCTGCTGACCATGGGCCCCAATGGCTACTTTGGCCAGTTCACCCAATGGCTGGGCCTGGGCACCCTCACCTTCAGCTTTGCCGGGTTGGTGATTGGCTCGGTGATCTATTCGATGCCGTTCGTGGTGCAGCCATTGCAGAACGCCTTCTCCGCCATCGGCACACGCCCGCTGGAAGTGGCCGCGACGTTGCGGGCCAACCCATGGGACACCTTTTTCAGCGTGATCCTGCCCCTGGCGCGACCCGGGTTCATGACCGCGTCGATCCTGGGTTTTGCGCACACCGTCGGTGAATTCGGCGTGGTGTTGATGATCGGCGGCAATATCCCGGACAAGACCCGGGTGGTGTCGGTACAGATCTACGACCATGTGGAAGCGATGGAATATGCCCAGGCTCATTGGCTGGCCGGCTCCATGGTGGTGTTCGCGTTCCTGGTATTGCTGGGGCTCTACTCCAGCCGTAAAACCAAAATGGGCTGGAGTTGA
- a CDS encoding ATP-binding cassette domain-containing protein, giving the protein MTDVNRPPTLVSLQHLSVQFANGETLLDDLSLSIDHTPTGIVGRNGRGKSILAKLIAGVLPPSSGTLNGPSRVTYVPQGIVVAPGETVADLTGTAATLAALARMAQGAAQVDDLALIDDRWDLAERLRSALDAAGLQALGADTPADRLSGGQLARVAVIGALLSTPPLLVLDEPTNHLDSDGRAWLLRVLGAWRGGLVVVSHDRQLLNTMARIIELSPLGVHVYGGNYDDYRQQRDAQQQAAIAALEHARLERSRNRRRLQKEHDSLQRNAARSRKHAETANVDRFTKARWKGAATEVVSSVRSTHWQHKHVLDAQVREAYERVEDETPTLLALPASAVPNGRQVLSLVDAQLPWLPSTCLNIHLAGPARVAVRGPNGCGKSTLLKVLAGEWRAVSGECRVQVPSAYIDQHLTLLDDRRSIIEQLNLLDTPLAEAELRTRLALLQLDALRVTQPAGQLSGGERLKAAMAIALWREVPAQLLLLDEPTNHLDLESVMAFEQALHGFTGALLVVSHDPAFVQAIKPTHFLDWHCAGWTLERA; this is encoded by the coding sequence ATGACTGACGTCAACCGGCCGCCCACGCTTGTTTCCTTGCAACACCTGAGTGTCCAGTTCGCCAATGGCGAAACCCTGCTCGACGACCTGAGCCTGTCCATCGACCACACGCCCACCGGGATTGTGGGGCGTAACGGCCGCGGTAAAAGTATCCTCGCCAAATTGATCGCCGGGGTGTTGCCGCCCTCCTCCGGCACACTGAACGGCCCATCCCGCGTGACGTACGTACCGCAGGGCATCGTGGTAGCACCGGGCGAAACCGTCGCTGACCTCACCGGCACCGCCGCGACCCTGGCAGCCCTGGCTCGCATGGCCCAGGGCGCGGCGCAGGTCGATGACCTGGCGTTGATCGATGACCGCTGGGACCTGGCCGAGCGTTTGCGCAGCGCCCTGGATGCAGCGGGCCTGCAAGCACTGGGTGCCGATACCCCGGCCGATCGGCTCAGCGGCGGCCAGTTGGCCCGGGTCGCCGTGATAGGTGCACTGTTATCCACGCCACCTTTGCTGGTGCTCGACGAACCCACCAACCATCTCGACAGCGACGGCCGTGCCTGGCTGCTGCGCGTGCTCGGGGCTTGGCGCGGTGGCCTGGTGGTGGTCAGCCATGACCGGCAATTACTCAACACCATGGCGCGCATCATTGAACTGTCGCCGCTCGGCGTCCACGTATATGGCGGCAACTACGATGACTATCGACAACAGCGCGATGCCCAGCAACAGGCTGCCATCGCCGCACTGGAACACGCACGCCTGGAGCGCAGTCGCAACCGTCGACGCTTGCAAAAGGAGCATGACAGCCTGCAGCGTAACGCTGCTCGCTCCCGCAAGCATGCCGAGACGGCCAACGTCGACCGGTTCACCAAGGCGCGCTGGAAAGGCGCCGCCACGGAAGTTGTCAGCAGCGTGCGCAGCACGCATTGGCAACACAAACATGTACTGGATGCCCAGGTGCGCGAGGCCTACGAACGGGTCGAGGATGAAACACCGACGCTGTTGGCGTTGCCCGCCTCAGCAGTGCCCAACGGCCGCCAGGTGCTGTCGCTGGTAGACGCACAACTGCCGTGGTTGCCCTCCACCTGCCTGAACATCCACCTCGCCGGCCCGGCGCGCGTCGCCGTGCGCGGGCCAAACGGTTGCGGCAAGTCGACGCTGCTCAAGGTATTGGCGGGCGAGTGGCGGGCGGTGAGCGGAGAATGCCGCGTGCAGGTGCCCAGCGCCTATATCGACCAGCACCTCACCCTGCTGGATGACCGACGCAGCATCATTGAACAGCTTAACCTGCTGGACACACCACTGGCCGAAGCCGAACTGCGTACGCGCCTGGCCTTGCTGCAACTGGACGCCTTGCGTGTCACCCAGCCGGCCGGCCAACTGAGTGGCGGCGAACGCTTGAAGGCGGCGATGGCCATCGCGTTGTGGCGCGAGGTGCCGGCGCAGCTGCTGTTGCTGGACGAGCCCACCAATCACCTGGACCTCGAATCGGTGATGGCTTTTGAGCAGGCGTTGCACGGTTTTACCGGCGCCCTGCTGGTGGTGTCCCATGACCCGGCGTTTGTGCAGGCGATCAAGCCGACGCACTTTCTGGATTGGCATTGTGCAGGGTGGACCCTGGAGCGTGCCTGA
- a CDS encoding NAD(P)H-dependent flavin oxidoreductase — translation MSTWPDTRLLDLLGIDVPIIQAPMAVGTTTAMVIAASQAGALGSLPAAALSIEQLRDALTTLRQASQRPINVNFFCHQPPAPDAARDRRWKELLEPYYRELGADYEAPTPVSNREPFNDAACQVVEEFRPEVVSFHFGLPEKSLLDRVKSTGAKVLSSATTVEEALWLEQHGCDAIIAMGSEAGGHRGLFLSDDLNTQIGLFALLPQVVDAVSVPVIAAGGIGDARGIVAAFALGASAVQIGTAYLFTPEANVTASHHYALRHAQASETALTNLFTGRPARGIVNRVMRELGAINPAAPAFPTSGGALIPLKAKDEAGFSNLWSGQALRLGKDTTTYELTRELAEQALAKLS, via the coding sequence ATGAGCACCTGGCCAGACACCCGCCTTCTCGACTTGCTGGGCATCGACGTGCCGATCATCCAGGCCCCCATGGCCGTTGGCACCACCACCGCCATGGTTATTGCCGCCAGCCAGGCGGGCGCGCTGGGTTCACTGCCGGCGGCAGCACTGAGCATCGAGCAACTGCGCGACGCACTGACCACCCTCCGCCAGGCGAGCCAACGGCCTATCAATGTCAATTTCTTCTGCCATCAACCGCCCGCACCCGATGCAGCGCGTGATCGACGCTGGAAGGAATTACTGGAGCCCTACTACCGCGAATTGGGCGCCGACTATGAGGCGCCGACCCCGGTCTCGAACCGCGAACCCTTCAACGACGCGGCTTGCCAAGTAGTCGAGGAATTTCGCCCCGAGGTCGTCAGCTTTCACTTTGGCCTGCCGGAAAAATCCCTGCTGGACCGGGTAAAATCCACCGGCGCCAAAGTGCTGTCCTCGGCCACCACCGTGGAAGAAGCCCTCTGGCTGGAACAGCACGGCTGCGACGCCATTATCGCAATGGGGAGTGAAGCCGGCGGGCATCGTGGCTTGTTTCTCAGCGATGACCTCAACACCCAGATCGGTTTGTTCGCCCTGTTGCCACAAGTCGTCGACGCCGTAAGCGTGCCAGTGATTGCTGCGGGTGGTATCGGTGATGCGCGCGGGATCGTCGCGGCGTTCGCCCTGGGCGCTTCGGCGGTCCAAATCGGTACGGCGTACCTGTTCACTCCCGAAGCCAATGTCACCGCGTCCCATCATTATGCGTTGCGCCATGCCCAGGCCAGTGAGACCGCGCTGACCAACCTGTTTACCGGTCGCCCGGCACGCGGCATTGTCAACCGCGTGATGCGTGAGCTGGGTGCGATCAACCCCGCCGCGCCTGCCTTCCCGACCTCCGGCGGCGCGCTGATTCCGCTCAAGGCCAAGGATGAGGCGGGCTTCAGCAACCTGTGGTCCGGCCAGGCCCTGCGCCTGGGCAAAGACACCACCACCTATGAGTTGACGCGTGAACTGGCGGAGCAGGCACTGGCCAAGCTCAGCTAG